A part of Rattus rattus isolate New Zealand chromosome 4, Rrattus_CSIRO_v1, whole genome shotgun sequence genomic DNA contains:
- the LOC116898974 gene encoding carbonyl reductase [NADPH] 1 isoform X2 has product MVNFYKNSQSSGKVSHFQDIHQFDKRPHNQSPAEPRPRGEGLGLRVRAGSIPNPGPLENRTRKAVPLPPSCRVYPRFFGLRRPFYAHAAMSSGRPVALVTGANKGIGFAIVRDLCRKFSGDVVLTARDESRGHEAVKQLQAEGLSPRFHQLDIDNPQSIHTLRDFLLQEYGGLNVLVNNAGIAFKVVDPTPFHIQAEVTMKTNFFGTQDVCKELLPIIKPQGESGPAPLPLCTCLSATWRCGSAPWCLFYLCIPSSSLTFQYDSKVPWFHLLTPEGVLGFQLSQYTSHTY; this is encoded by the exons ATGGTAAACTTTTATAAAAACAGCCAGAGTTCTGGGAAGGTGAGCCACTTCCAAGATATACATCAATTTGACAAGAGACCACACAACCAGTCTCCCGCCGAGCCACGCCCAAGGGGGGAGGGGCTTGGACTGCGCGTGCGTGCTGGTTCCATTCCAAATCCTGGCCCCCTGGAAAACCGGACTAGAAAAGCTGTCCCGCTGCCTCCCAGCTGCAGAGTTTACCCCAGGTTCTTTGGTCTCCGACGGCCTTTCTACGCACACGCAGCCATGTCTTCCGGCAGACCCGTGGCACTGGTGACTGGTGCTAACAAAGGAATCGGATTCGCGATCGTACGTGATCTGTGTCGTAAATTCTCGGGGGACGTGGTGCTCACGGCGCGGGACGAGTCACGGGGCCACGAGGCGGTGAAGCAGCTGCAGGCGGAGGGCCTGAGCCCACGCTTCCACCAACTGGACATCGACAACCCGCAGAGCATCCACACGCTGCGCGACTTTCTGCTTCAGGAGTACGGAGGACTGAACGTGCTAGTCAACAATGCGGGCATCGCCTTCAAAG TTGTTGACCCCACCCCCTTCCACATTCAAGCAGAGGTGACAATGAAAACCAACTTTTTTGGTACCCAAGATGTCTGCAAGGAGCTACTCCCTATAATAAAACCCCAAGGTGAGTCTGGCCcagctcctctccctctctgcacctgcctctctgccactTGGAGGTGTGGCTCTGCTCCTTGGTGTCTGTTCTATCTTTGCATACCCAGCTCTTCTTTAACCTTTCAGTATGATTCCAAGGTCCCTTGGttccacctcctcacccctgagGGGGTTTTAGGATTCCAATTATCTCAATACACTTCACATACATACTAA
- the LOC116898974 gene encoding carbonyl reductase [NADPH] 1 isoform X1 has protein sequence MSSGRPVALVTGANKGIGFAIVRDLCRKFSGDVVLTARDESRGHEAVKQLQAEGLSPRFHQLDIDNPQSIHTLRDFLLQEYGGLNVLVNNAGIAFKVVDPTPFHIQAEVTMKTNFFGTQDVCKELLPIIKPQGRVVNVSSSVSLRSLKSCSPELQQKFRSETITEEELVGLMNKFVEDAKKGVHAKEGWPDSAYGVTKIGVTVLSRIYARKLNEERGGDKILLNACCPGWVRTDMAGPKAPKSPEEGAETPVYLALLPPDADGPHGQFVQDKKVEPW, from the exons ATGTCTTCCGGCAGACCCGTGGCACTGGTGACTGGTGCTAACAAAGGAATCGGATTCGCGATCGTACGTGATCTGTGTCGTAAATTCTCGGGGGACGTGGTGCTCACGGCGCGGGACGAGTCACGGGGCCACGAGGCGGTGAAGCAGCTGCAGGCGGAGGGCCTGAGCCCACGCTTCCACCAACTGGACATCGACAACCCGCAGAGCATCCACACGCTGCGCGACTTTCTGCTTCAGGAGTACGGAGGACTGAACGTGCTAGTCAACAATGCGGGCATCGCCTTCAAAG TTGTTGACCCCACCCCCTTCCACATTCAAGCAGAGGTGACAATGAAAACCAACTTTTTTGGTACCCAAGATGTCTGCAAGGAGCTACTCCCTATAATAAAACCCCAAG GCAGAGTGGTGAATGTATCAAGCAGCGTGAGTCTCCGGTCCCTGAAAAGCTGCAGCCCGGAGCTGCAGCAGAAGTTTCGAAGTGAGACCATCACTGAGGAAGAGCTGGTGGGGCTCATGAACAAGTTTGTAGAGGATGCAAAGAAAGGAGTCCATGCGAAAGAAGGCTGGCCCGATAGTGCATATGGGGTCACCAAGATTGGGGTGACAGTCCTGTCCAGAATCTATGCCAGGAAACTCaatgaggaaaggggaggggacaaGATCCTCCTGAATGCCTGCTGCCCTGGGTGGGTCAGAACCGACATGGCAGGACCAAAAGCCCCCAAAAGCCcagaagaaggagcagagaccCCCGTGTACTTGGCCCTTTTGCCTCCAGATGCAGACGGGCCTCACGGGCAGTTTGTTCAAGATAAAAAAGTTGAACCCTGGTGA